A window of Cucurbita pepo subsp. pepo cultivar mu-cu-16 chromosome LG06, ASM280686v2, whole genome shotgun sequence contains these coding sequences:
- the LOC111797618 gene encoding sodium/calcium exchanger NCL-like, producing the protein MSRTPLHLVFLLCFLILCVQSHSSRFASISSSSSDLVSDGVNDLQEPSYLRLNTLSSNSAPEESCEQSYGFLPCTTSVLGNMFLIIVYGYLMFLAAKYLSAGSELLLEILGPGIVGGLFLPALGALPDAMLILVSGLAGSAEVAQSQVSVGMGLLAGSTVMLLTLIWGTCVIVGKCDLEGSVAIDSQDTKGFSLTESGVSTDIWTSYAARIMVISVFPFLIVQLPQMLNSTSGRHLAVLIALIISISMFIIYCLYQVFQPWIQRRKLAFVKHKHVIFGLLRHLKQQALGRLLTENGEPDKEIIDKLFSRIDENKDGRLSASELRALIVGIQFEELDLDHEDAVEKILNDFDTSRDSHVDATEFGNGIIKWLSQVQGSRTGRADDGPHTMKFLHNFHQETKREHDLLDVGEQSDEVVEDVEGGKGVLIKAILFLLLGTAIAAAFADPLVDVVHNFSNATNIPAFFISFIALPLATNSSEAVSAIIFASRDKRKTASLTFSELYGAVTMNNVLCLSVFLALVYMRGLVWNFSSEVLVILVVTVIMGLLGSFRTAFPLWTALVALLLYPLSLVLVYVLDYVFGWS; encoded by the exons ATGTCCAGAACTCCTCTGCATCTCGTCTTCCTCCTCTGTTTCCTCATCCTTTGTGTCCAATCCCACAGCTCTCGATTCGCTTCcatttcttcctcctcctccgatCTGGTTTCCGATGGCGTTAATGACTTGCAGGAACCCTCTTATCTGCGCCTCAATACGCTTTCTTCAAACTCTGCACCGGAGGAATCTTGCGAGCAGTCTTATGGGTTTCTCCCCTGTACCACCTCTGTTTTGGGGAATATGTTTTTGATTATCGTTTATGGGTATTTGATGTTCTTGGCTGCTAAGTACTTGTCTGCTGGAAGCGAGCTCTTGTTGGAGATTTTGGGTCCTGGAATCGTTGGGGGATTGTTCCTTCCCGCGCTTGGTGCTCTTCCTGATGCTATGCTGATTCTCG TTTCTGGACTTGCAGGAAGTGCTGAAGTTGCACAAAGCCAGGTCTCCGTTGGAATGGGCCTACTAGCTGGCTCAACTGTTATGCTTCTTACACTGATCTGGGGTACATGTGTGATCGTTGGGAAGTGTGACCTTGAGGGTTCGGTTGCCATTGACTCACAGGATACAAAAGGGTTTAGCTTGACTG AATCTGGAGTCAGCACTGATATTTGGACGAGCTATGCTGCCAGGATCATGGTTATATctgtttttccatttttaatagTTCAACTTCCACAAATGCTCAATTCAACATCAGGAAGGCACTTGGCAGTGTTGATTGCTCTTATAATCTCCATTTCAATGTTCATTATCTATTGCCTTTACCAG GTCTTCCAGCCATGGATTCAAAGGAGGAAACTTGCCTTTGTCAAGCACAAACATGTTATATTTGGACTTCTAAGACATTTAAAACAGCAAGCACTTGGAAGACTCCTGACAGAAAATGGGGAGCCAGATAAAGAGATAATAGACAA GCTATTCTCAAGAATCGATGAGAACAAGGATGGACGTCTTTCAGCTTCTGAACTGAGAGCGCTTATAGTCGGTATCCAGTTCGAGGAGCTCGACTTAGATCACGAAGATGCTGTTGAAAAAATACTGAATGATTTCGATACTTCTCGTGATTCCCATGTCGATGCTACTGAGTTTGGCAATGGAATCATTAAGTGGCTTTCTCAAGTACAAGGTTCAAGAACTGGCCGAGCTGATGATGGTCCTCACACAATGAAGTTCCTGCATAACTTTCATCAA GAAACAAAGCGAGAGCACGATTTGTTGGATGTCGGGGAACAAAGCGACGAGGTCGTAGAGGATGTTGAGGGGGGCAAAGGGGTCTTGATCAAAGCTATACTCTTCTTGTTACTTGGAACTGCCATTGCTGCTGCGTTCGCCGACCCTTTAGTCGACGTCGTACATAACTTCTCCAATGCAACTAACATCCCGGCGTTCTTTATTTCGTTTATCGCTCTGCCATTAGCAACGAATTCCAGTGAAGCAGTCTCTGCTATAATCTTCGCAAGCCGGGACAAACGAAAAACTGCCTCTTTAACATTTTCTGAG CTATATGGAGCAGTGACAATGAACAATGTTCTTTGCCTATCAGTCTTCTTGGCTCTTGTTTATATGAGAGGATTGGTTTGGAACTTTTCGTCGGAAGTGCTGGTCATTCTCGTCGTTACGGTTATAATGGGACTTCTCGGTAGCTTCCGAACCGCGTTCCCGCTCTGGACAGCTC